In a single window of the Necator americanus strain Aroian chromosome X, whole genome shotgun sequence genome:
- a CDS encoding hypothetical protein (NECATOR_CHRX.G23325.T1): MDNIEEEYDRLVEHLHNCAKKAESFKTTKRRLSLETLELIRQRGEARAAGNQELKSEFARLCREAIKEDLKEKRAEVLADAAEVGKSIRYARRDFASCKTKMTALRNPKGTTTASRREFKKIIYDFYLISSTTMCTCLLTI, translated from the coding sequence atggacaacatcgaagaggaatatgaccggctcgttgaacaccttcacaactgcgcgaagaaggctgagagttttaaaaccaccaagagacgcttgtctcttgaaactcttgagctgatacgccagcgtggagaagcacgagccgcagggaaccaagaactcaagTCCGAgttcgcaaggctttgcagagaggcgataaaggaagaccttaaagagaaaagagcagaagtgctggctgatgCTGCAGAGgtggggaaaagcatccgctatgcccgtcgagacttcgccagttgCAAGACaaagatgactgctctccggaacccgaagggaacaaccactgcatcgagaagggagtttaagaaaatcatctacgacttctacctgatctcttcgacaaccATGtgcacttgcctcctcaccatctga
- a CDS encoding hypothetical protein (NECATOR_CHRX.G23326.T1), which produces MSVRNRTAPGPDRIRPEHLKSLPPVLINILARLFTRYLSECKVPKQWKTSKTVLLYKKGDPHDIGNYRPICLLSVIYKLFTRVILNRIEKVLDEGQPCEQAGFRKGFSTIDHIHIVSKLIEVSREYKMPLCLTFIDLKKAFDSVEREAVVEALDNQGVPSQ; this is translated from the coding sequence atgtcggtaagaaatcgtacggcacccggtcccgacagaataagaccagaacacctgaagagccttccgccagtactcatcaacatcctggcgaggctctttacacgttatttgtccgaatgcaaggttcctaaacagtggaaaaccagcaagaccgtgttgttgtataaaaaaggagatccacatgacatcggcaactatcgtccaatctgcctactgtccgtcatctacaagctctttacaagagtgatccttaataggattgaaaaagtcttggatgaaggacagccatgcgagcaagcagggtttcgaaaaggattcagcacgattgaccacattcacattgtttcgaaactcatcgaggtatcacgagagtacaaaatgccgctctgtctcaccttcatcgacttgaagaaggccttcgactcagttgagagggaagcggtcgtggaagccttggacaaccaaggtgtTCCTTCTCAATag
- a CDS encoding hypothetical protein (NECATOR_CHRX.G23327.T1) → MLMVGSCIICALHRTDNIVLIISSISQAERMLTEFDETCGCIGLRLNLQKTMFMHNGWISNAPFTLKGTNISECTSYAYLGRELNMMNDLTPEQGRRRRAAWGAYKSIDQVVKKTKNTRLRAHLFNTTVLPALTYASETWAFRKQEENAVSVIERAVERVMLRVSRSTQV, encoded by the coding sequence atgctgatggtcggcagctgcatcatttgcgctttgcatcgtactgataacatcgtactgataatatctagcatcagccaagcggaacgaatgctgaccgaattcgacgaaacatgtggatgcatcggtcttcggctgaatctgcaaaagacgatgttcatgcataacggatggatctcgaatgccccattcacgctgaagggaacgaatatatccgaatgcaccagctacgcttatctgggtcgggaactgaacatgatgaacgaccttaCCCCCGAGcagggcaggaggagacgagcggcttggggagcgtacaagagcatcgatcaagtagtgaagaagaccaagaacacccggctccgtgctcacctcttcaacaccaccgtacttcctgctttgacctatgcttcggaaacctgggcatttcgcaagcaggaagaaaacgcggtgagcgtcattgaacgcgcagttgagagagtgatgctacgAGTATCTCGTTCCACGCAAGTGtga
- a CDS encoding hypothetical protein (NECATOR_CHRX.G23328.T1): MHLRQSAEDNSKDAFYGELNALMSKIPSQQVVIVGIHANAKMALEQQSDVLGKWYYPVEHTWDNVDRLVDLCEQTGLIIASTFRRNHRCHQLTWQRSTHLTPED; the protein is encoded by the coding sequence ATGCACCTACGGCAatccgctgaggacaacagtaaggacgccttctatggtgaactcaatgcgttgatgtctaaaataccaagtcagcaggtggtcattgtcggaattcacgcaaatgcgaagatggcactcgaacagcaatctgATGttctaggaaaatggtattatccagtgGAGCACACGTGGGACAACgttgaccgtctggtcgacttgtgcgaacagacgggcctcatcattgCTTCCACGTTTAGGAGGAATCATCGatgccatcagctcacgtggcagagGTCAACCcatttaacgcctgaagactag
- a CDS encoding hypothetical protein (NECATOR_CHRX.G23329.T1) yields the protein MWISSRPRTRIRVNGQPIELVDKFCYLGCMLKNNGSYERDVQQRYAKATSVFNSLTKYLWSTSITNEVKLRVYPSAFRPIMIRYGSDTWAAPSTVKERLDCTE from the coding sequence atgtggatctcttcgagacctcgaacgagAATCAGGGtgaacggacaaccgatagaactcgtcgataagttctgttacctgggctgtatgctgaagaacaacggcagctacgagagagatgttcagcaaagatacgctaaggccacttctgtgtttaactccttaacgaaatacctgtggtcgacctccatcaccaacgaagtcaagctgcgagtctacccaTCTGCatttcgccccatcatgatacGGTACGGATCAGacacttgggcagcaccatctacggtgaaagagaggcttgattgcacggaatgA